Proteins encoded within one genomic window of [Enterobacter] lignolyticus SCF1:
- the glsB gene encoding glutaminase B — MGTVIDNAMLEAILAEVTPLIGQGRVADYIPALACVDGAKLGIAISTVDGQHYCAGDARERFSIQSISKVLSLVVAMNHYQEEEIWQRVGKDPSGQPFNSLLQLEIEQGKPRNPFINAGALVVCDMLQSRLSAPRQRMLEIIRKLSGVGDIAYDAVVARSEFDHSARNAAIAWLMKSFGNFHNDVATVLQNYFHYCALKMSCSELAQTFLFLANQGRSPRHEQAIITPLQSRQVNALMATCGMYQNAGEFAWRVGLPAKSGVGGGIVAIVPHEMAIAVWSPQLDEAGNSLAGIAVLERLTQRLGRSVF, encoded by the coding sequence GTGGGAACGGTCATTGATAACGCTATGCTGGAGGCCATTCTGGCGGAGGTCACGCCGCTGATTGGGCAGGGCAGAGTGGCGGACTATATTCCGGCGCTGGCCTGCGTTGACGGCGCGAAGCTGGGTATCGCCATTAGCACCGTTGACGGGCAGCACTACTGCGCCGGCGACGCCCGGGAGCGTTTCTCCATTCAGTCTATCTCGAAGGTGCTAAGCCTGGTGGTGGCCATGAACCACTATCAGGAAGAGGAGATCTGGCAGCGGGTGGGGAAGGATCCGTCCGGACAGCCGTTTAACTCACTGCTGCAGCTGGAGATTGAGCAGGGCAAGCCGCGTAACCCCTTTATTAATGCCGGTGCGCTGGTGGTGTGCGATATGCTGCAAAGCCGCCTGAGCGCGCCGCGTCAGCGGATGCTGGAAATCATCCGCAAACTTTCCGGTGTCGGTGATATCGCCTATGACGCGGTGGTCGCCCGTTCGGAGTTCGACCATTCCGCCCGAAATGCGGCCATTGCCTGGCTAATGAAATCGTTCGGCAACTTTCATAACGATGTCGCCACCGTGCTGCAGAACTACTTCCATTACTGCGCGCTGAAGATGAGCTGTAGCGAACTGGCACAGACGTTTCTCTTTCTGGCAAACCAGGGGCGTTCGCCGCGCCACGAGCAGGCGATTATTACGCCGCTGCAGTCGCGGCAGGTGAACGCGCTGATGGCGACCTGCGGTATGTATCAGAACGCGGGTGAGTTTGCCTGGCGCGTCGGGCTGCCGGCGAAATCGGGCGTGGGCGGCGGTATTGTGGCTATCGTTCCCCATGAAATGGCGATTGCGGTCTGGAGCCCGCAGCTTGATGAGGCGGGGAATTCGCTGGCCGGAATCGCGGTACTCGAGCGGCTGACCCAGCGTCTTGGCCGTTCGGTGTTTTGA
- a CDS encoding methyl-accepting chemotaxis protein: MNLTQIFGRAVRRFLPRQFGLLAGIFCIIGLFSALQISSSLLLSYSLQNAQRNEQHNQLAHLQQVKIDEARIALLAASDLLNRAGVYFMQDKETGSVGSWNSLMDEAQKALAHSHDAWQAWLAMSPPKDEALINSYQLFYGAIKEQADGLVKSQSIDAFFAVPVQAFQSDFNDNYARFQQASEQRAEQGRLALMNNLASLKQLFFLAPALLVVIAAMVWFGMSRWVIVPLRRLIAHINTLAAGDLSRPLPSVPRFNREVDQLSFSIGDMQQGLQQLVTQVSDATRSMVGNITRLAAGNDKLYQQAQKQAQELSDVTRHIAQLESHVEGNTGYAGLASRRAEEARNVAAGGDRMMDTVNESMRAIVDRSSEMRGIVAMIDSVAFQTNILALNAAIEAAHAGNQGRGFAVVAKEVGLLARQSSQSTQTIQELINHSLQGIEDGSKAVNRLEDNLQQVTGLVGTLSGLLNEISSATLSQGESIHQMTRQLHALNQVAQQTGELVSHAATSSHHLQESSQQLMQAVTRFRLPA, translated from the coding sequence ATGAACCTAACGCAAATTTTTGGCCGTGCTGTACGTCGTTTTCTTCCCCGGCAGTTCGGCCTGTTGGCCGGGATCTTCTGCATCATTGGATTGTTCTCCGCGCTACAGATTTCGTCTTCGCTTTTACTCTCTTATTCGTTACAGAATGCCCAGCGCAATGAGCAGCATAATCAGCTGGCGCATCTTCAGCAGGTCAAAATCGACGAAGCGCGCATCGCGCTGCTGGCGGCAAGCGATCTGCTGAACCGCGCGGGCGTTTACTTTATGCAGGATAAAGAAACCGGGTCGGTCGGCAGCTGGAACAGCCTGATGGACGAGGCGCAAAAGGCGCTGGCGCACTCCCACGACGCCTGGCAGGCCTGGCTTGCGATGAGCCCGCCGAAAGATGAGGCGCTGATTAACAGCTATCAGCTGTTTTATGGCGCAATTAAGGAGCAGGCGGACGGGCTGGTGAAGAGCCAGTCGATTGACGCCTTCTTCGCGGTGCCGGTGCAGGCGTTTCAGAGTGACTTCAACGATAACTACGCCCGTTTCCAGCAGGCCAGCGAGCAGCGGGCGGAGCAGGGACGCCTGGCGCTGATGAACAATCTCGCGAGCCTGAAGCAGCTCTTTTTCCTTGCCCCGGCGCTGCTGGTGGTGATCGCGGCGATGGTCTGGTTCGGCATGTCGCGCTGGGTGATCGTGCCGCTGCGCCGCCTGATCGCCCACATCAACACCCTGGCGGCCGGGGATCTTTCGCGACCGCTGCCGTCGGTGCCGCGCTTTAATCGCGAAGTGGATCAGCTGAGCTTTAGCATTGGCGACATGCAGCAGGGGCTGCAGCAGCTGGTCACGCAGGTCAGCGACGCCACGCGCTCTATGGTCGGTAACATTACCCGGCTGGCGGCAGGGAACGATAAGCTCTACCAGCAGGCGCAGAAACAGGCCCAAGAGCTTAGCGATGTGACGCGACATATCGCGCAGCTGGAATCGCACGTAGAGGGCAACACCGGTTATGCCGGGCTCGCCAGCAGGCGGGCGGAAGAGGCGCGCAACGTCGCGGCAGGCGGCGACCGTATGATGGATACAGTGAATGAGTCCATGCGGGCGATTGTTGACCGGTCATCGGAAATGCGCGGGATTGTGGCGATGATTGACAGCGTCGCCTTCCAGACGAACATCCTGGCGCTGAATGCCGCCATTGAGGCCGCGCATGCGGGGAATCAGGGGCGCGGTTTTGCGGTCGTGGCGAAGGAGGTCGGCCTGCTGGCGCGTCAAAGCAGCCAGTCGACGCAGACGATTCAGGAGCTGATCAACCATTCGCTACAGGGGATAGAAGACGGGTCGAAAGCCGTTAACCGGCTTGAAGATAACCTGCAGCAGGTCACGGGGCTGGTCGGTACTCTGAGCGGGTTGCTTAATGAAATCTCCAGCGCCACCCTGAGCCAGGGGGAAAGTATTCATCAGATGACCCGGCAGCTGCATGCGCTGAACCAGGTGGCGCAGCAGACCGGGGAGCTGGTCAGTCACGCGGCGACCTCTTCCCATCACCTGCAGGAAAGCTCTCAGCAGCTTATGCAGGCCGTGACCCGCTTTCGTCTGCCTGCCTGA
- the sad gene encoding succinate-semialdehyde dehydrogenase yields the protein MMTSPATHAISVNPATGETLSALPWATADEVNQAIAQADKGYRLWKNATLAGRADALRQVGAALRQRAEEMALMISREVGKPIAQARGEVTKSANLCDWYAEHGPAMLATEPTQVENHKAVIEYRPLGPILAIMPWNFPLWQVMRGAVPILLAGNSYLLKHAPNVMGSAQLIGKIFREAGIPDGVFGWVNATNDGVSQAINDPRIAAVTVTGSVRAGKAIGAQAGAALKKCVLELGGSDPFIVLNDADLDEAVKAAVIGRYQNTGQVCAAAKRFIVEAGVAKAFSEKFVAAAAALKMGNPEDEQNYLGPMARFDLRDELHNQVTATLDEGATLLLGGEKVEGKGNYYPATVLGNVTPQMTAFRQEMFGPVAAITVARDADHALALANDSEFGLSATVYTADEQLAQRFAAGLECGGVFINGYSASDARVAFGGVKKSGFGRELSHFGLHEFCNIQTVWKDRR from the coding sequence ATCATGACATCACCTGCAACTCACGCCATTTCTGTGAATCCGGCGACGGGAGAAACCCTGTCAGCGCTGCCGTGGGCGACGGCGGATGAGGTTAATCAGGCGATTGCGCAGGCGGATAAGGGCTATCGTCTGTGGAAAAACGCCACGCTGGCCGGGCGGGCCGACGCCCTGCGTCAGGTTGGCGCGGCGCTGCGTCAGCGCGCGGAAGAGATGGCGCTGATGATAAGCCGCGAAGTGGGTAAACCGATTGCCCAGGCGCGCGGCGAAGTTACAAAATCAGCCAACCTGTGCGACTGGTATGCCGAACATGGCCCGGCGATGCTGGCGACGGAGCCGACGCAGGTCGAAAACCATAAGGCGGTCATCGAATATCGCCCGCTGGGACCGATTTTAGCCATCATGCCGTGGAACTTCCCGCTGTGGCAGGTGATGCGCGGCGCGGTGCCGATTCTGCTGGCGGGCAACAGCTACCTGCTTAAGCATGCGCCGAACGTTATGGGCAGCGCCCAGCTTATCGGCAAGATTTTCCGCGAAGCCGGCATCCCGGACGGCGTATTTGGCTGGGTTAACGCCACCAACGACGGCGTTTCGCAGGCGATTAACGATCCGCGTATTGCGGCGGTCACGGTGACCGGCAGCGTTCGCGCCGGCAAGGCAATTGGCGCTCAGGCGGGCGCCGCGCTGAAAAAATGCGTACTGGAGCTGGGCGGTTCCGATCCGTTCATCGTGCTTAACGATGCGGATCTGGACGAGGCGGTCAAAGCGGCGGTCATTGGCCGCTACCAGAATACCGGGCAGGTTTGCGCGGCGGCGAAGCGCTTTATCGTTGAGGCGGGCGTAGCGAAAGCCTTTAGCGAAAAATTTGTCGCGGCGGCGGCGGCATTAAAAATGGGCAACCCGGAAGATGAGCAAAACTACCTCGGGCCGATGGCGCGTTTCGACCTGCGCGACGAGTTGCACAATCAGGTGACCGCGACGCTGGATGAAGGCGCGACCCTGCTGTTGGGCGGTGAGAAGGTGGAAGGTAAAGGGAACTACTATCCGGCCACCGTGCTTGGCAACGTCACCCCGCAGATGACCGCGTTTCGCCAGGAGATGTTTGGCCCGGTGGCGGCGATTACCGTCGCGCGGGACGCCGACCATGCGCTGGCGCTGGCCAACGACAGCGAATTCGGCCTTTCCGCGACCGTCTATACGGCGGACGAGCAGCTGGCGCAGCGTTTTGCCGCAGGGCTTGAGTGCGGCGGCGTGTTTATTAACGGCTATAGCGCCTCTGACGCCCGCGTTGCCTTCGGCGGCGTGAAGAAGAGCGGCTTTGGCCGCGAGCTGTCGCACTTTGGCCTGCATGAGTTCTGTAATATTCAGACGGTGTGGAAAGATCGCCGCTGA
- the ptrR gene encoding putrescine utilization regulator PtrR: MDLTQLEMFNAVAQTGSITQAAQKVHRVPSNLTTRIRQLEADLGVELFIRENQRLRLSPAGHSFLRYSQQILALVEEARMVVAGDEPQGLFSLGSLESTAAVRIPPTLALYNQRYPKIQFDLATGPSGTMIDGVLEGTLSAAFVDGPVMHPGLDGVPVYREEMMIVTPKGHAPIARASEVNGVSIYAFRANCSYRRHFESWFHADRATPGRIHEMESYHGMLACVIAGAGLALIPRSMLESMPGHHQVDAWPLAEKWRWLTTWLVWRRSAMTRQLEAFIELLDDAPYAQRDGLSAEIPSPADR, translated from the coding sequence ATGGATCTGACTCAGCTTGAGATGTTTAATGCCGTCGCCCAGACCGGCAGTATTACCCAGGCCGCGCAAAAGGTGCATCGCGTGCCCTCGAACCTCACGACCCGTATCCGCCAGTTGGAGGCGGACCTTGGCGTTGAGCTGTTTATTCGTGAAAACCAGCGTCTGCGCCTGTCGCCCGCCGGACACAGCTTCCTGCGCTACAGCCAGCAGATCCTTGCGCTGGTTGAGGAGGCCAGAATGGTCGTCGCTGGCGATGAGCCCCAGGGGCTGTTCTCGCTGGGCTCGCTGGAAAGCACCGCGGCGGTGCGCATTCCGCCGACGCTGGCCCTGTACAATCAGCGCTATCCGAAGATCCAGTTTGATTTAGCCACCGGACCTTCCGGGACGATGATTGACGGCGTGCTGGAGGGAACGCTCAGCGCGGCGTTTGTCGACGGCCCGGTGATGCACCCAGGCCTTGACGGCGTGCCGGTTTATCGTGAAGAGATGATGATCGTCACGCCAAAGGGGCATGCGCCGATAGCGCGCGCCAGCGAAGTGAACGGCGTCAGCATCTATGCCTTTCGCGCCAACTGCTCCTACCGCCGCCATTTTGAAAGCTGGTTCCATGCCGATCGCGCCACGCCCGGGCGGATTCACGAGATGGAGTCCTACCACGGCATGCTGGCCTGCGTCATTGCCGGCGCCGGGCTGGCGCTTATCCCCCGCAGCATGCTGGAAAGTATGCCCGGCCATCACCAGGTTGACGCCTGGCCGCTGGCGGAGAAATGGCGCTGGCTGACCACCTGGCTTGTGTGGCGACGCAGCGCGATGACCCGCCAGCTGGAGGCCTTTATCGAGTTGCTGGATGATGCGCCCTATGCTCAGCGCGACGGGCTTAGCGCAGAAATACCGTCCCCTGCAGATAGGTAA
- a CDS encoding PhzF family phenazine biosynthesis protein produces the protein MQEIAFYMVDAFSDRTFGGNAAAVCALKSWLPDETLLKMAQQHNQSETAFFVPTKGGFELRWFTTQHEVNLCGHATLATAHVIFHHLAYPDARLHFDTLSGRLTVSREGEWLTLDFPAGDTQAQTPSPEMLAALGISDYLAARKGRAWLIELASREAVEAVRPNISAMTPGEHKVTITARGTGGYDFVSRFFSPGEAVWEDPVTGSAHTMLIPYWSEKSGKTTMLARQVSARGGDIRCELRGDRVLMSGTAITYLQGTVFLR, from the coding sequence ATGCAGGAAATTGCGTTTTACATGGTTGATGCGTTCAGCGATCGAACGTTTGGCGGCAATGCGGCGGCGGTATGCGCGCTGAAGAGCTGGCTGCCGGATGAAACGCTGCTGAAGATGGCGCAGCAGCATAACCAGTCGGAAACCGCCTTCTTCGTCCCAACCAAAGGGGGCTTCGAGCTGCGCTGGTTTACCACCCAACACGAAGTGAACCTCTGCGGTCACGCGACGCTCGCGACGGCGCACGTTATTTTTCATCATCTGGCATACCCGGACGCGCGGCTGCATTTCGATACCCTGTCCGGGCGTCTGACGGTGAGCCGCGAAGGCGAATGGCTGACTCTCGATTTCCCCGCAGGCGACACGCAGGCGCAAACGCCGTCGCCGGAAATGCTGGCCGCACTGGGCATTAGCGACTATCTGGCGGCCCGTAAAGGGCGCGCGTGGCTGATTGAGCTGGCGAGCCGTGAGGCGGTGGAAGCCGTCAGGCCGAATATCAGCGCGATGACGCCTGGCGAACATAAGGTGACCATCACGGCGCGGGGAACCGGCGGCTACGACTTCGTCAGCCGCTTTTTCTCACCCGGCGAAGCGGTATGGGAAGATCCGGTGACCGGATCGGCCCACACGATGCTAATTCCGTACTGGAGCGAGAAGTCAGGTAAAACAACGATGCTGGCGCGACAGGTGTCGGCCCGCGGCGGCGATATTCGCTGTGAGCTGCGCGGCGACCGGGTGCTGATGAGCGGCACCGCGATTACCTATCTGCAGGGGACGGTATTTCTGCGCTAA
- a CDS encoding sugar transporter, with product MTTNTVSRKVAWLRVVTLAVAAFIFNTTEFVPVGLLSDIAQSFSMETAQVGIMLTIYAWVVALMSLPFMLMTSQMERRKLLIGLFILFIASHLLSFFAWSFTVLVISRIGIAFAHAVFWSITASLAIRMAPAGKRAQALSLIATGTALAMVLGLPVGRIVGQYFGWRTTFLLIGAGALLTLLALIRLLPKLPSEHSGSLKSLPLLFRRPALMSIYLLTAVVVTAHYTAYSYIEPFVINVAGYDAGFATFLLLTLGGAGIIGSLLFGKLGNQYASSLVSGAIGALTLCLALLMTAADSETRLAVLSIFWGIAIMMIGLGMQVKVLALAPDATDVAMSLFSGIFNIGIGAGALVGNQVSLHLSMADIGYVGAFPALAAFVWSVVIFRRWPAAKEAQPRHA from the coding sequence ATGACAACAAACACGGTTTCACGCAAGGTCGCGTGGCTACGGGTGGTGACGCTTGCCGTTGCCGCTTTTATTTTTAATACCACGGAGTTCGTGCCGGTCGGCCTGCTCTCTGACATTGCCCAGAGCTTTTCCATGGAGACGGCCCAGGTCGGCATTATGCTGACCATCTATGCCTGGGTGGTGGCGCTGATGTCGCTGCCCTTCATGCTGATGACCAGCCAGATGGAGCGCCGGAAGCTGCTGATCGGTTTATTCATCTTGTTTATCGCAAGCCACCTGCTCTCCTTTTTCGCCTGGAGCTTTACCGTGCTGGTGATAAGCCGTATCGGCATCGCCTTTGCCCACGCGGTGTTCTGGTCGATTACCGCATCGCTGGCCATCCGCATGGCGCCCGCCGGGAAACGCGCCCAGGCGCTGAGCCTTATCGCCACCGGCACCGCGCTGGCGATGGTGCTGGGGCTGCCCGTCGGGCGGATCGTCGGACAATATTTCGGCTGGCGCACCACGTTTTTGCTGATCGGCGCTGGCGCATTACTCACCCTGCTGGCGCTCATCAGGCTGCTGCCAAAACTGCCGAGCGAGCATTCCGGGTCGCTGAAAAGCCTGCCGCTGCTGTTCCGTCGTCCGGCATTAATGAGCATTTATCTGCTGACCGCCGTCGTGGTCACCGCCCATTACACCGCCTACAGCTACATTGAACCGTTTGTGATAAACGTCGCGGGCTATGATGCCGGTTTCGCCACCTTCCTGCTGCTGACGCTGGGCGGCGCGGGCATCATCGGTTCGCTGCTGTTTGGTAAGCTTGGCAATCAGTACGCATCATCGCTGGTCAGCGGCGCCATCGGCGCGCTTACCCTGTGCCTGGCGCTCCTGATGACCGCGGCAGACAGCGAAACCCGGCTTGCCGTGCTCAGTATCTTCTGGGGCATTGCGATTATGATGATCGGTCTTGGGATGCAGGTGAAAGTGCTGGCGCTGGCGCCGGACGCCACCGACGTCGCCATGTCGCTGTTTTCCGGGATTTTCAATATCGGCATCGGCGCGGGCGCGCTGGTCGGCAATCAGGTGAGTTTACATCTGTCGATGGCCGATATCGGCTATGTCGGCGCGTTCCCGGCGCTGGCGGCGTTTGTCTGGTCGGTGGTTATCTTTCGCCGCTGGCCGGCGGCGAAAGAAGCGCAGCCGCGCCACGCATAG
- a CDS encoding MarC family NAAT transporter — protein MLDLMKAISLGLVVLLPLANPLTTVALFLGLSGDMNSAERNRQSLMASVYVFAIMMVAYYAGQVVMNTFGISIPGLRIAGGLIVAFIGFRMLFPQQRAHESLEAKSKSEELQDEPTANIAFVPLAMPSTAGPGTIAMIISSASTVKAGSTFPDWVVWVAPPLIFALVAVILWGCLRSSGAIMRLVGKGGIEAISRLMGFLLVCMGVQFIINGVLEIITHYHA, from the coding sequence ATGCTCGACCTTATGAAAGCTATCAGCCTTGGGCTGGTGGTGCTATTGCCGCTGGCAAACCCGCTGACAACCGTGGCGTTGTTTCTGGGGCTGTCCGGCGATATGAACAGCGCGGAGCGTAACCGACAGTCTCTGATGGCGTCGGTTTACGTGTTCGCGATTATGATGGTGGCCTACTATGCCGGGCAGGTGGTGATGAACACCTTCGGGATCTCCATTCCCGGCCTGCGCATCGCCGGCGGGCTCATCGTGGCCTTTATCGGCTTCAGGATGCTTTTCCCGCAGCAGCGTGCGCACGAAAGCCTGGAGGCGAAAAGCAAATCGGAAGAGCTGCAGGACGAGCCGACGGCGAATATCGCCTTTGTGCCGCTGGCGATGCCGAGCACCGCGGGGCCGGGGACAATCGCGATGATCATCTCGTCAGCGTCGACGGTAAAGGCGGGTTCAACCTTCCCTGACTGGGTGGTGTGGGTCGCGCCGCCGCTGATTTTTGCCCTGGTTGCCGTTATTTTGTGGGGATGCCTGCGCAGCTCCGGCGCCATTATGCGGCTGGTGGGTAAGGGCGGAATTGAGGCGATTTCCCGTCTGATGGGCTTCCTGCTGGTGTGTATGGGCGTGCAGTTTATTATTAACGGCGTGCTGGAAATTATTACGCATTACCATGCCTGA
- the marR gene encoding multiple antibiotic resistance transcriptional regulator MarR, with translation MKNTSDLFNEIIPLGRLIHMVNQKKDRLLNDYLSPMDITATQFKTLCSIRCQVCITPVELKKILSVDLGALTRMLDRLVCKGWIERLPNPNDKRGVLVKLTPDGAAICEQCHQVVGQNLHQELTKNLTADEIATLELLLKKVLP, from the coding sequence GTGAAAAACACCAGCGACCTGTTTAACGAAATCATTCCACTCGGTCGCCTGATTCACATGGTCAACCAGAAAAAGGATCGCCTGCTCAACGATTACCTGTCGCCAATGGACATCACCGCCACGCAGTTCAAGACGCTGTGTTCTATTCGCTGTCAGGTCTGCATCACGCCCGTTGAGCTGAAGAAAATCCTGTCTGTCGACCTGGGCGCCCTGACCCGTATGCTGGACCGTCTGGTCTGCAAGGGCTGGATTGAGCGGCTGCCAAATCCAAATGATAAGCGCGGCGTTCTGGTCAAGCTGACCCCGGACGGCGCCGCAATCTGTGAGCAATGCCACCAGGTTGTGGGGCAAAACCTGCATCAGGAACTAACAAAAAACCTAACGGCGGATGAAATCGCAACCCTTGAGCTGCTGCTCAAGAAAGTTCTGCCGTAA
- the marA gene encoding MDR efflux pump AcrAB transcriptional activator MarA translates to MSRRNTDAITIHSILDWIEDNLESPLSLEKVSERSGYSKWHLQRMFKKETGHSLGQYIRSRKLTEIAQKLKQSNEPILYLAERYGFESQQTLTRTFKNYFDVPPHKYRMTNIPGESRYLYPINNCNC, encoded by the coding sequence ATGTCCAGACGTAATACTGATGCCATCACTATTCATAGCATTTTGGACTGGATTGAAGATAACCTGGAGTCACCGCTGTCGCTTGAAAAGGTGTCCGAACGTTCAGGCTATTCGAAATGGCATCTGCAGCGAATGTTCAAGAAAGAGACCGGTCATTCACTCGGCCAATACATTCGCAGCCGTAAGCTTACTGAAATCGCCCAGAAGTTGAAGCAGAGCAACGAGCCGATTTTATATCTGGCCGAGCGCTATGGCTTTGAATCGCAACAAACGCTGACCCGGACGTTTAAGAACTACTTTGACGTGCCGCCGCATAAATATCGTATGACCAATATTCCCGGCGAGTCGCGTTATCTGTACCCCATAAATAACTGTAACTGTTAA
- the marB gene encoding multiple antibiotic resistance protein MarB: MKLFVSAALTLLVLVSGQSFAEQSTIPAEHSDHDAISLRSPHEKSPFDFNHMGAGSDKSDELGVPYYNQHNQ; encoded by the coding sequence ATGAAGCTGTTCGTCTCCGCCGCCCTCACCCTGCTGGTGCTGGTCTCCGGCCAGAGTTTTGCGGAGCAATCCACTATTCCGGCAGAGCATTCTGACCATGACGCGATCAGCTTGCGCTCACCCCATGAGAAGTCCCCTTTTGACTTCAACCATATGGGCGCAGGCAGCGACAAATCCGACGAACTGGGCGTGCCTTACTATAATCAGCACAACCAGTAA